One region of Triticum aestivum cultivar Chinese Spring chromosome 6B, IWGSC CS RefSeq v2.1, whole genome shotgun sequence genomic DNA includes:
- the LOC123133354 gene encoding ATP-dependent DNA helicase DDM1-like: MEEPARLASDPKKLFSRIVDGILAVAEQIPIESTAGWANLANVERWEKEVQWITLMWQSRLNGILGDQMGSQGMIPALSFLADLKRNGQHGPYMIVTSMDHNGVLSWSNFIREHSNMKEMVYLGNRSCRARLRKEFGPKTVGPDFPIIVTTYNMVLVEQKWLAKCEWKYVIVDEGHELKKWEREMLEEVKRQPMGPMGHKLLLMREPFQNNLAELWSLLNFALPDAFSSREGFDSWFDKSGKEVEEQQTEEERRTLLSKLNAILRPFLLRGMERDVVKKTKVVQNSDAISVTCSNDHAATKGARTDAGSCQEVAARVVGVTGDEVGLEVEANKAIKRPRTNDVSISLVSERNPTVRVQMAKSSSSESIFKALKEIPYLARTDILRAYSCLIRDDRLLESLMALPMDMRKDWLLMEIGSK; the protein is encoded by the exons ATGGAGGAACCTGCGAGACTTGCTTCAGATCCTAAGAAACTATTCAGCAGGATCGTGGATGGTATCCTGGCAGTGGCAGAACAAATCCCTATAGAATCTACTGCTGGGTGGGCTAACCTCGCGAATGTAGAAAGATGGGAGAAGGAAGTTCAGTGGATAACATTGATGTGGCAGAGTCGGCTAAATGGGATACTAGGGGATCAAATGGGCTCTCAAGGAATGATCCCAGCACTTTCGTTTCTTGCTGATCTCAAACGGAATGGTCAGCATGGTCCGTACATGATAGTTACTTCTATGGATCACAATGGTGTTTTGTCCTGGTCGAATTTTATAAG GGAGCATTCAAATATGAAGGAAATGGTTTATCTTGGAAACCGATCGTGTCGGGCAAGGTTGAGGAAAGAGTTTGGGCCCAAAACTGTTGGCCCTGATTTCCCCATCATAGTGACTACATATAACATGGTCCTGGTAGAACAAAAATGGCTAGCAAAGTGTGAGTGGAAATACGTTATTGTGGACGAG GGTCATGAACTGAAGAAATGGGAACGTGAAATGTTGGAGGAGGTAAAGCGCCAGCCAATGGGTCCAATGGGTCATAAGCTCCTTTTGATGAGGGAACCTTTTCAAAATAACCTAGCTGAGCTGTGGTCACTATTGAACTTTGCTCTGCCTGATGCGTTCTCATCTCGTGAGGGATTTGATTCATG GTTTGATAAATCTGGGAAAGAAGTTGAGGAACAACAAACTGAAGAGGAAAGAAGGACCCTTCTTTCAAAGCTAAATGCCATTTTGCGCCCATTCCTTCTACGGGGCATGGAGCGGGACGTAGTAAAGAAGACTAAAGTTGTCCAGAACTCGGATGCAATTAGTGTTACATGCTCAAATGACCATGCAGCAACAAAAGGCGCAAGGACTGATGCTGGGAGTTGTCAAGAGGTAGCAGCAAGAGTTGTTGGTGTTACTGGTGATGAAGTAGGCCTGGAAGTGGAAGCTAATAAGGCTATTAAGAGGCCACGAACAAATGATGTATCTATCTCCCTGGTCAGCGAAAGAAATCCGACTGTGCGTGTGCAAATGGCGAAGTCATCTTCCTCTGAATCAATCTTCAAGGCACTCAAAGAGATACCTTACTTGGCCCGTACTGATATTCTGAGAGCCTACAGTTGTCTTATCCGTGATGATCGCCTATTGGAATCTCTTATGGCGCTCCCAATGGACATGAGAAAGGATTGGCTGCTCATGGAGATTGGAAGCAAGTAG